The DNA sequence TGGTCCGCGGCGGCGACGTAGCCGAACACCAGCACCGCTCCGACCGCGGCCAGGACGACCGCCACGACGGCGGCGATGAGACGACGTTTCACGATGAGACTCTCTTATTGGGTGAGGGACACGATGGCCGCCCCCAGCTGGGGGGCGGTGGGACTGGAGGTGTAGGCCTCCGTCAGGTCCACGAACTTGGTGAAATATCCCTTGATGCAGCGCTCGCTGCCACTGCAGGGGGGATTCCAGGAATACTGGCCGGCGAAGTAGTAACCGGTCATCTTGAAGGCTGCGTAGCCGTAGATCTTGTACCAGGCGTTGTTTCCCGTACCGCCGGCCTGGTCGAAGATCGGCAGCAGCACCGTCTTGTTCTGTTGCGCCTGGAAATCGGCTGTGCTGCAGCCGGACGGCAGAGAGTTGCCAGTGCTGGAGGTGAGAACGGCCGAGATGAGGCTGTTCTTGCTGCAGGCGCCGGCATCGGGATCGACCCAGCCGAACCCGCCGGGGACCACGTTGTTCGATGGTCCCGTGCACGAGGTGCCGGAACTCTTGCTCAAGTAGACGGTTCGCTCTGTCGTCCCGGAGGGAACCCCGCCGCCGGTCTGGGCTTTGAACTCGCACCAGGAGAACGTCAACGGCAGCACCATCGTCCCGCCGCTGGGGTAGGCCCAATTGGCAGACGACTGTGCGCTGACCGTCTTCTGATTGATCCCGAGGACCGGCGCGAACATGTGTTTGCTGATCCCGAAGTTCTGCACTGTGACGTGACCCGTCGACGGAGCCAGCGCGGGAGTGATGACGATCGGCGTGGCCGTGCCGTTGTTGAGGTTGGCGCTGGCAAAGGTCAGCGCGGTCTGAGAGGGCGTCCCGCAGTTGTTGCGGGAACAGTCCTGAGCGATGGCGAGGGCGGCCGCGTCGGCACCCGCCTGCAGCTGCTGACGTTCGGCCCACATGCCCGCGACGTCGATGGAGATGGCGGCGAAACCCATCAGCGGGATGATCAGCAGCGCGACCATGACGCTGACAGCGCCGCGCTCCGTCTTCCGACGCGGACTTTTCAGCCGTTGCACCGCATGACTCCCTTTCCCCTGAGTGTGATGGTGGTACCGAAGAACCCACTGAGGAAGCTCATCGGATAGGTGACCTGCACCGTCGCCGTGGGCGTCGGTGTCGCGGCGGTGACCACGCAGGTGCCGGGCGTGACGCTGATCTGCGTGTCCGTCAGGTTGAGCGTCGGTGCTGCATTCTTTGCTGCCGTCTTGGCGGCGGCGACGTTGTTGTTCAGCGCCATCACCCGGACGCCTTCGCGGGCGGCGCCCGACAGGGTGGTCTGGATGTTGTAGGCCCGGCCGAACTCGGCGATCCCCAACACGAGCAGCAGCAGCATCGGGACGATCAGGGCGAACTCCACAACGGCGGCCCCGCGTTCACTGCGTTGGCGTTTCATCTCTTCCCCCCGGTAGATGTGATCCAGCTGGCCTGGTGAGGCCCGGCGCAGCACCCCTGGAGCGGGGTGCTGCGCCGGGGCATTCACCCGTGGAGCCGATGGCTCACGGAGCGGCCGGAGCGGCCGGCAGCTTGTTGCTGACCGAGGTGAACAGCGCGTTCAGCTGCCCACCGAGGGTGGTGACGGCGACGATGATGACGACAGCGATCAGGCCGACGAGCAGGCCGTACTCGACAGCGGTCGCGCCGCGGTCCTTACGTCCCTCGAAACGGTCCTGGACGAAGCCGAGGATGGTGTACAGGTAGGCGACTGCACCGGTCATGGTGACTCCTTGGGTTAGCGACCCCGGATGCTCCCGGAGTAACGAAGTTTGTGTGCCGGTCCGAGTGGATCGGCGTTG is a window from the Microlunatus panaciterrae genome containing:
- a CDS encoding Flp family type IVb pilin: MTGAVAYLYTILGFVQDRFEGRKDRGATAVEYGLLVGLIAVVIIVAVTTLGGQLNALFTSVSNKLPAAPAAP
- a CDS encoding TadE/TadG family type IV pilus assembly protein, yielding MLRRASPGQLDHIYRGEEMKRQRSERGAAVVEFALIVPMLLLLVLGIAEFGRAYNIQTTLSGAAREGVRVMALNNNVAAAKTAAKNAAPTLNLTDTQISVTPGTCVVTAATPTPTATVQVTYPMSFLSGFFGTTITLRGKGVMRCNG
- a CDS encoding pilus assembly protein TadG-related protein; the protein is MQRLKSPRRKTERGAVSVMVALLIIPLMGFAAISIDVAGMWAERQQLQAGADAAALAIAQDCSRNNCGTPSQTALTFASANLNNGTATPIVITPALAPSTGHVTVQNFGISKHMFAPVLGINQKTVSAQSSANWAYPSGGTMVLPLTFSWCEFKAQTGGGVPSGTTERTVYLSKSSGTSCTGPSNNVVPGGFGWVDPDAGACSKNSLISAVLTSSTGNSLPSGCSTADFQAQQNKTVLLPIFDQAGGTGNNAWYKIYGYAAFKMTGYYFAGQYSWNPPCSGSERCIKGYFTKFVDLTEAYTSSPTAPQLGAAIVSLTQ